The Fibrobacterota bacterium genome has a window encoding:
- a CDS encoding EamA family transporter — MTCISALLLGCYDISKKKAVDGNAVLPTLFFSTLAAALAIAPILLLSALDPARAYAWHLAVPPQTPAAHLLILLKSILVGCSWMLS, encoded by the coding sequence TATTTCCGCCCTGCTTCTCGGCTGCTACGACATTTCGAAAAAAAAGGCGGTGGATGGAAACGCCGTCCTCCCTACCCTTTTCTTCTCCACCCTGGCCGCCGCCCTCGCGATCGCGCCGATCCTTTTGCTATCCGCCCTGGATCCCGCCCGCGCATACGCCTGGCATCTCGCCGTCCCGCCCCAAACGCCCGCCGCACACCTCTTGATCCTCCTCAAGTCCATCCTGGTGGGCTGTTCCTGGATGCTCTCCTA